One part of the Dyadobacter sp. 676 genome encodes these proteins:
- a CDS encoding polysaccharide deacetylase family protein, whose translation MFLHHSPFWLKAFFPGFTWHIPTKEKAIFLTFDDGPIPDITENVLEILAGYDAKATFFSIGDNVRKHPDIFEMVKNGGHSIGNHTFNHMNGWKTEDAVYLENIRQCQDQLKLETRLFRPPYGRIKKSQSKVVLRDKQIIMWDVLSGDFSAEISPEICLKKSIQHTRPGSIILFHDSIKASKNMLYALPRYLETFTERGYRFEALKML comes from the coding sequence ATGTTCCTGCACCATTCTCCATTCTGGCTGAAAGCATTCTTCCCCGGTTTTACCTGGCATATTCCTACGAAAGAAAAGGCTATCTTCCTCACTTTCGACGACGGCCCTATCCCGGACATTACCGAAAATGTGCTCGAAATACTGGCTGGATACGATGCAAAAGCTACCTTTTTCAGCATTGGCGATAATGTGCGTAAACATCCCGATATTTTTGAAATGGTAAAAAACGGCGGCCACTCCATTGGCAACCACACATTCAATCATATGAACGGCTGGAAAACCGAAGATGCTGTTTACCTTGAAAACATCCGGCAATGCCAGGACCAGCTCAAACTCGAAACCCGGCTCTTTCGCCCACCCTACGGGCGCATTAAAAAGAGCCAGTCGAAGGTGGTTCTGCGAGACAAGCAGATCATCATGTGGGATGTCCTCAGCGGCGACTTTTCCGCCGAAATCAGCCCCGAAATCTGTTTAAAAAAATCCATCCAACACACCCGCCCCGGCTCGATCATCCTCTTTCACGACAGCATTAAAGCGTCGAAGAATATGCTTTACGCATTGCCGCGGTATCTGGAAACTTTTACGGAACGTGGTTACAGGTTTGAAGCATTAAAAATGCTGTAA
- the gltB gene encoding glutamate synthase large subunit: MSQMSEQMVENQGLYRPEFEHDACGIGFRANIKGRKSHQIVADAIHMLERMEHRGATGFDPNTGDGAGILIQIPHEFFVEESTKLGFHLPPAGEYGVGMIFFPGNETVREECRDILNRKIKKLGLQLLGYRKVPTLNNTLGEGSLSVEPSVEQVFIKRPDDITDDLAFERKLFILRQVSTRLIKDTVKGGAKSFYYSSLSCRTISYKGQLTTAQLKYYFPDLENESVVSALAVVHSRFSTNTFPSWELAQPFRYIAHNGEINTVKGNVNWIRAGEKSFESKYFTKEEMDMLLPICDRNQSDSANLDNAIELLHLSGRSLPHVMMMLIPEAWDGNDQMDPERKAFYEYHAAIMEPWDGPASISFTDGKIVGATLDRNGLRPSRYWVLDDDTIIMASEAGVLEVDQSRVVTKGRLQPGRMFVVDMEQGRIIPDEEIKSQICTAKPYQQWLDENKLHVDALEHPIRTYRAYDENSLLKRQVAFGYTSEDLRMILAPMAQTGQEAVGSMGTDSPLAVLSDQSQHLSTYFKQLFAQVTNPPIDSIRERAIMSLISFVGSTENILTETPKHCRQIALPHPILSVQEFDKLRFVDKDGFQAKTINTYFRADEGGKALERALERICRYAVDAIEDGFEILILSDRAIDSDHAPIPSLLATATIHHHLIREGLRGKVGLLVEAGDVWETHHVATLIGYGAAGICPYMAFETLSYMNRTGMIEGEFTDEKLHYNYIKAVNKELLKIFSKMGISTLQSYQGAQIFECVGLNKEVIDKYFTGTISRIGGMGIPEIAREILVRHKVAYHENPEQKPRLEVGGVYQWKQRGEAHIFNPQSVHLLQQATRNGSYEQFKKYSKLIDDQSHKALTLRGLLRFKKGNPIPLEEVEPVENIFKRFATGAMSFGSISWEAHTTLAIAMNRIGGKSNSGEGGEDELRYTPLPNGDSMNSQIKQVASGRFGVTSHYLSNAGELQIKTAQGAKPGEGGQLPGFKVDDWIGRTRHSTPGVGLISPPPHHDIYSIEDLAQLIFDLKNANRAARISVKLVSEAGVGTVASGVAKAHADHILISGYDGGTGASPLSSIRHAGLPWELGLAETHQTLVRNKLRGRVTVQADGQLRTGRDLAIAALLGAEEWGVATAALVAAGCIMMRKCHLNTCPVGVATQRKELRALFSGKPEHVVNMFTYMAEELREIMAQLGFRTVNEMVGQAQYLELRNDIKHWKYKNLNFDAILYKEGDLSVAQFKQEEQDHGIDAILDLDLIRTAQPALDSKEEVYAEFPINNLNRSVGTMLSNEISKKYGGAGLPTGNIHFKFRGTAGQSFGAFNTTGVRLELEGDANDYFGKGLCGAELIVYPDRDAKFKPEENIIIGNVAFYGATSGDAYIRGTAGERFCVRNSGAKVVVEGVGDHGLEYMTGGLAIILGETGRNFAAGMSGGVAYVLDKNGTFEEKVNKEMVSLEALTDEDKGILREYLDKHFQYTTSNIAFQLIQNWEESVKQFVKVMPSDFRKALEGRGITLAQQIADKNVVYKDIVVDVVHQ, from the coding sequence ATGTCGCAAATGTCTGAACAAATGGTAGAAAATCAGGGACTGTACCGCCCGGAATTTGAGCATGATGCATGTGGAATCGGTTTCCGGGCTAACATCAAGGGTCGTAAGTCGCACCAGATCGTGGCGGACGCCATTCATATGCTCGAAAGGATGGAGCACAGGGGCGCTACCGGTTTCGACCCTAACACCGGCGACGGTGCTGGTATTTTAATTCAGATCCCTCACGAATTCTTTGTAGAAGAATCTACCAAATTGGGCTTCCATCTGCCTCCGGCGGGTGAGTATGGTGTAGGGATGATCTTTTTCCCCGGCAATGAGACGGTAAGGGAAGAATGCAGGGATATCCTGAACCGAAAGATCAAGAAGCTGGGCCTTCAGTTGCTCGGCTACCGGAAGGTACCTACCCTGAATAACACCCTGGGCGAAGGCTCGCTCTCCGTTGAGCCGAGCGTGGAGCAGGTGTTCATCAAACGTCCGGACGACATTACGGACGACCTCGCATTCGAACGCAAACTGTTCATCCTGCGCCAGGTATCCACACGCCTCATTAAAGACACCGTAAAAGGCGGCGCGAAAAGCTTTTACTATTCATCGCTTTCATGCCGCACTATCTCATACAAGGGACAGCTTACCACTGCCCAATTGAAATATTACTTCCCCGACCTTGAGAACGAATCGGTGGTATCCGCATTGGCGGTAGTACACTCCCGTTTCTCGACCAACACCTTCCCGTCGTGGGAACTGGCCCAGCCATTCCGCTACATCGCGCACAATGGCGAGATCAACACGGTGAAAGGTAATGTGAACTGGATCCGCGCCGGGGAGAAATCCTTCGAATCGAAATACTTTACGAAGGAAGAAATGGATATGCTCCTGCCGATCTGCGACAGGAACCAGTCCGACTCCGCCAACCTCGACAATGCAATCGAACTGCTGCACCTTTCGGGCCGTTCGTTGCCGCATGTGATGATGATGCTCATTCCCGAAGCCTGGGATGGTAACGACCAGATGGACCCCGAGCGCAAGGCATTCTACGAATACCATGCGGCGATTATGGAGCCATGGGATGGTCCAGCGTCGATTTCATTCACCGACGGCAAAATCGTAGGCGCGACGCTCGACCGTAACGGTCTGCGCCCTTCACGTTACTGGGTGCTCGACGACGATACGATTATCATGGCGTCGGAAGCGGGCGTGCTGGAAGTGGACCAGTCGAGAGTAGTGACGAAAGGCCGCCTCCAACCCGGACGTATGTTCGTGGTGGACATGGAGCAAGGCCGCATTATCCCTGACGAGGAGATCAAATCACAAATCTGTACGGCTAAGCCTTACCAGCAATGGCTGGATGAGAACAAGCTGCACGTGGACGCGCTCGAACACCCGATCCGTACCTACCGCGCTTATGACGAAAATTCATTACTGAAACGTCAGGTAGCATTCGGTTATACTTCGGAAGATCTGCGCATGATCCTTGCCCCGATGGCACAAACCGGCCAGGAAGCGGTTGGGTCAATGGGTACCGATAGCCCGCTGGCGGTACTTTCCGATCAGTCGCAGCATTTGTCTACCTATTTCAAACAGCTGTTCGCACAGGTCACCAACCCGCCGATCGACTCGATCCGGGAGCGTGCGATCATGTCCCTGATCTCTTTTGTAGGCAGCACCGAGAATATTCTTACCGAAACGCCCAAACACTGCCGCCAGATCGCATTGCCGCACCCGATCCTTTCGGTGCAGGAATTCGATAAACTGCGTTTTGTAGATAAAGACGGCTTCCAGGCCAAAACCATCAATACCTATTTCCGTGCCGACGAAGGTGGAAAAGCATTGGAAAGAGCATTGGAAAGAATCTGCCGTTACGCGGTAGACGCTATCGAAGACGGATTCGAGATTCTCATCCTCTCCGACCGCGCCATCGACTCCGACCACGCGCCGATCCCTTCATTGCTCGCCACAGCGACCATTCACCACCACCTTATCCGCGAAGGATTGCGTGGCAAGGTAGGTCTGTTGGTGGAAGCGGGAGACGTTTGGGAAACCCACCATGTGGCGACGCTGATCGGGTACGGAGCAGCGGGTATCTGCCCTTACATGGCATTCGAAACGCTTTCTTACATGAACCGCACGGGCATGATCGAAGGTGAATTCACCGATGAAAAACTGCATTACAACTATATCAAGGCCGTTAACAAGGAACTTCTGAAGATATTCTCGAAAATGGGAATCTCTACCCTGCAATCGTACCAGGGAGCGCAGATATTCGAATGTGTAGGCTTGAACAAAGAGGTAATCGACAAATATTTCACAGGAACTATTTCCCGTATCGGGGGTATGGGTATCCCTGAGATCGCCCGCGAAATCCTGGTGCGTCATAAAGTAGCATACCACGAAAATCCGGAGCAAAAGCCGCGGCTGGAAGTGGGTGGTGTATATCAATGGAAACAACGTGGCGAAGCCCACATTTTCAATCCGCAGTCGGTGCATTTACTGCAACAGGCGACCCGCAACGGTAGCTACGAGCAGTTCAAGAAATATTCTAAGCTGATCGACGATCAAAGCCACAAGGCGCTGACATTACGTGGTTTGTTAAGATTCAAAAAAGGCAACCCGATTCCATTGGAAGAGGTGGAGCCGGTTGAAAATATCTTCAAACGCTTCGCTACCGGTGCGATGTCCTTCGGATCCATTTCGTGGGAAGCGCATACGACGCTGGCGATCGCGATGAACCGCATTGGCGGCAAGTCCAACTCCGGTGAAGGTGGCGAAGACGAACTGCGCTATACGCCGCTTCCGAACGGCGACAGCATGAACTCGCAGATCAAACAGGTTGCTTCGGGCCGTTTTGGCGTAACAAGCCATTACCTGAGCAATGCGGGCGAGCTGCAAATCAAAACCGCCCAGGGCGCAAAACCGGGCGAAGGTGGTCAGCTTCCGGGCTTCAAAGTGGACGACTGGATCGGCCGGACGCGTCATTCGACGCCGGGCGTGGGTCTGATCTCCCCTCCTCCTCACCACGATATTTACTCGATCGAGGATTTGGCGCAGCTGATCTTTGACCTTAAAAATGCCAACCGCGCCGCACGTATCAGCGTGAAGCTGGTATCCGAAGCCGGTGTAGGAACCGTGGCATCCGGTGTAGCGAAAGCACACGCCGACCATATCCTGATATCCGGTTACGACGGTGGTACCGGCGCCTCTCCATTGAGCTCGATCCGCCATGCCGGTCTGCCGTGGGAGCTTGGCTTGGCTGAAACTCACCAGACGCTGGTACGTAACAAATTGCGCGGACGGGTAACCGTTCAGGCCGACGGACAGCTCCGTACCGGCCGCGACCTCGCGATCGCCGCATTGCTCGGTGCCGAAGAATGGGGTGTTGCAACGGCCGCATTGGTGGCCGCAGGCTGTATCATGATGCGCAAATGCCACCTGAACACCTGCCCGGTGGGTGTGGCGACGCAGCGTAAAGAACTCCGCGCATTGTTCTCGGGCAAGCCTGAACACGTGGTGAACATGTTTACCTACATGGCGGAAGAATTGCGCGAGATCATGGCACAGCTTGGTTTCAGAACAGTCAATGAAATGGTTGGCCAGGCCCAGTACCTCGAACTGCGCAATGACATCAAACATTGGAAATACAAAAACCTGAACTTCGACGCTATCCTGTACAAAGAGGGCGACCTTTCGGTAGCGCAATTCAAGCAGGAAGAGCAGGATCACGGTATCGACGCCATTCTCGACCTCGACCTGATCCGCACGGCACAACCGGCGCTCGACAGCAAAGAAGAGGTTTACGCCGAATTCCCGATCAACAACCTGAACCGGTCGGTGGGAACGATGCTTTCGAACGAAATTTCGAAGAAATACGGCGGCGCAGGCTTGCCAACCGGCAATATCCACTTCAAATTCCGCGGTACGGCCGGCCAAAGCTTCGGTGCGTTCAATACCACCGGTGTACGCCTCGAACTGGAAGGTGACGCGAACGACTATTTCGGAAAAGGCCTCTGCGGCGCCGAACTGATCGTGTACCCCGACCGCGACGCGAAGTTCAAGCCGGAAGAAAACATTATCATCGGTAACGTGGCATTCTATGGTGCTACTTCGGGTGACGCCTATATCCGCGGGACCGCGGGCGAGCGCTTCTGCGTACGTAACTCGGGCGCGAAGGTAGTAGTGGAAGGTGTCGGCGATCACGGTCTTGAATACATGACGGGCGGTCTGGCGATCATCCTCGGCGAAACAGGCCGCAACTTCGCGGCGGGTATGTCGGGCGGTGTGGCTTACGTCCTCGACAAAAACGGGACTTTCGAAGAGAAAGTGAATAAAGAAATGGTGTCGCTCGAAGCGCTCACGGATGAAGACAAAGGCATCCTGCGTGAGTATCTGGATAAACATTTCCAATACACAACCAGCAACATCGCATTCCAACTGATCCAGAACTGGGAAGAATCTGTAAAGCAATTTGTGAAAGTAATGCCGTCCGATTTCCGCAAAGCGCTGGAAGGACGCGGTATCACGCTCGCCCAGCAGATTGCAGACAAAAACGTCGTGTACAAAGACATCGTCGTGGACGTGGTACATCAGTAA
- a CDS encoding glutamate synthase subunit beta, whose protein sequence is MGKPTGFLEFERELPKKRSVEERLKDYREIETAPTDSNSKQQAARCMDCGIPFCHNGCPLGNIIPEFNDAVYDENWGLAYEILASTNNFPEFTGRICPAPCEAACVLGINKPPVAIEYIEKAIIEKAFELGLVKPRIPKTRTGKKVAVVGSGPAGLAAANQLNQAGHSVVLLERADKIGGLVRYGIPDFKLDKGIIDRRLAVMEEEGVEFRTGVNVGVDIKAEELLNEFDSVLLTVGSTVPRDVKITGRHFKGVHFAMEFLSQQNKRVAGIDRVVDHRGVAYTNGEILATDKHVVVIGGGDTGSDCVGTSGRHGAKSVTQIELMPIPPKERDASTPWPNWPMMLRTSTSHEEGCDRHWSINTKEFIGDENGNLTALKIVDLDWQKDPETGRMQMKEVEGSERTIPCDLAFLAAGFLHPQQEGLLSDLDLEFDERGNIKTNGYQSTSNEKVFAAGDCRRGQSLVVWAISEGREAARAVDEYLMGESFLEAKAVSMLNPVFAHA, encoded by the coding sequence ATGGGAAAACCAACCGGATTTTTAGAGTTTGAAAGGGAGTTGCCGAAAAAAAGAAGCGTGGAAGAGCGTCTGAAAGACTACCGTGAGATCGAAACCGCACCGACCGACTCTAATTCCAAACAGCAGGCAGCCCGTTGTATGGACTGCGGAATTCCTTTTTGCCATAATGGCTGTCCGCTGGGCAACATCATCCCCGAGTTCAACGACGCGGTGTATGACGAAAACTGGGGACTTGCCTACGAAATATTAGCGTCTACCAATAACTTCCCTGAATTCACAGGCCGCATTTGCCCTGCTCCTTGCGAAGCAGCGTGCGTGCTGGGGATCAACAAGCCGCCGGTAGCGATCGAATACATTGAAAAAGCGATCATCGAGAAAGCGTTCGAGCTGGGGTTGGTAAAACCCCGTATCCCTAAAACCCGCACTGGTAAAAAAGTAGCGGTGGTAGGTTCGGGACCGGCGGGACTGGCTGCGGCCAATCAATTGAACCAGGCCGGTCACTCGGTGGTGTTGCTCGAAAGGGCGGATAAAATCGGTGGTCTGGTTCGTTATGGCATTCCCGATTTCAAACTCGATAAGGGCATTATCGACCGTCGCCTTGCGGTGATGGAAGAAGAAGGCGTCGAATTCCGTACCGGCGTGAATGTAGGTGTGGATATCAAAGCGGAGGAGCTTTTAAATGAATTTGACTCCGTGCTTTTAACCGTAGGATCGACCGTCCCGAGAGATGTAAAGATCACCGGCCGTCACTTCAAAGGCGTTCACTTCGCGATGGAGTTCCTGAGCCAGCAGAACAAGCGCGTAGCAGGCATCGACCGCGTAGTTGACCACCGCGGCGTGGCTTATACAAATGGCGAAATCCTCGCGACCGACAAACACGTAGTGGTAATCGGTGGTGGTGATACGGGTTCCGACTGCGTGGGTACTTCGGGCCGTCACGGTGCGAAATCCGTCACGCAGATCGAGCTGATGCCTATTCCGCCGAAAGAACGCGACGCGAGTACGCCATGGCCAAACTGGCCGATGATGCTCCGCACTTCGACCTCGCACGAGGAAGGCTGCGACAGACATTGGTCTATCAATACCAAAGAATTCATCGGCGACGAAAACGGCAACCTGACCGCCTTGAAAATCGTCGACCTCGACTGGCAGAAAGACCCTGAAACGGGCCGCATGCAAATGAAAGAGGTGGAAGGCAGCGAGCGCACCATTCCCTGCGACCTGGCGTTTCTTGCAGCCGGCTTCCTGCATCCGCAGCAAGAAGGCCTGTTGAGCGACCTCGACCTGGAATTTGACGAGCGCGGCAATATCAAAACCAATGGCTACCAATCGACCTCCAACGAGAAAGTATTCGCAGCCGGTGACTGCCGCCGCGGCCAATCACTCGTGGTGTGGGCGATCAGCGAAGGTCGGGAAGCGGCTCGCGCGGTAGACGAGTACCTCATGGGTGAGTCATTCCTTGAAGCCAAGGCTGTATCCATGCTGAATCCTGTATTTGCGCACGCATAA
- a CDS encoding TatD family hydrolase, whose product MIDSHAHIYSDDYAEDRSAMLDRAWNAGIEQIWMPNCDHETIDGMLELAEKYPGKCLPMIGLHPTYVKEDFEKELQVMEDWLGKYEFIAVGEIGMDLFWDVTFKEQQEKAFLYQCGLARRHNLWIDIHSRNAFWETVKLIEDFADPALTGIFHCFTGTLEEAHKAIELGFKLGVGGVATFKNGGLDKVIPYVGLEHIVLETDAPYLAPVPYRGKRNEVAYIDLVAQRVADLKEMAKADVIAATTANAKSMLNKVSK is encoded by the coding sequence ATGATCGATTCCCACGCCCACATATACAGCGACGATTACGCGGAAGACCGCTCCGCAATGCTCGACCGTGCCTGGAATGCAGGTATCGAGCAAATATGGATGCCCAATTGCGACCACGAGACTATCGACGGCATGCTCGAACTCGCCGAAAAATACCCCGGCAAATGCCTCCCGATGATAGGCTTGCACCCTACCTATGTGAAGGAGGATTTTGAGAAGGAGTTGCAGGTAATGGAAGATTGGCTCGGTAAATACGAGTTCATCGCCGTCGGAGAAATCGGAATGGACCTTTTTTGGGATGTTACCTTTAAAGAGCAGCAGGAGAAGGCATTTCTCTACCAATGCGGCCTCGCGCGCAGGCACAACCTGTGGATCGACATTCACAGTCGCAACGCATTTTGGGAAACTGTAAAACTGATTGAAGACTTCGCCGATCCCGCATTGACGGGCATTTTCCATTGCTTTACCGGCACGTTGGAAGAGGCGCACAAAGCTATTGAACTGGGTTTCAAATTGGGTGTCGGCGGCGTTGCCACATTCAAGAACGGGGGTCTGGATAAAGTGATTCCTTATGTCGGCCTGGAACATATTGTTCTTGAAACAGACGCGCCCTACCTGGCCCCGGTCCCCTACCGCGGCAAACGCAACGAAGTCGCCTATATCGACCTTGTAGCGCAGCGCGTGGCCGATCTCAAAGAGATGGCCAAAGCGGACGTAATCGCCGCCACTACCGCGAACGCGAAAAGCATGTTGAACAAAGTATCAAAATGA
- a CDS encoding asparaginase has protein sequence MSYTQIHINPISPEPTVGSVLVIYTGGTLGMVYETKGKQLVPFDFQQIIEKVPEISRLDFDITFLSLPEPIDSSNMNPAIWIELATIIEAHYDQFDSFVILHGTDTMAYTASALSYLLENLNKPVILTGAQLPIGVARSDARENVITALELAAAKNDEGHPIITEVCIYFNSNLLRGNRSKKQESSDFNAFHSENYPALANAGVNIEYNFPYIKPYQPGLKLKVHKSLDNHVAFLKLFPGISQQVVESILNIKGLRGIVLETYGAGNAPTEPWFLNAISNAIERDIVIFNVSQCDGGRVSQGQYQTSKFLQQIGVISGSDITAEAAITKMMYVFACERPGGACIEMLGRPLRGEMSI, from the coding sequence ATGAGTTATACCCAAATACATATCAACCCTATTTCACCTGAACCGACCGTCGGTTCGGTGCTCGTAATCTACACCGGCGGCACGCTGGGAATGGTCTACGAAACCAAAGGAAAGCAGCTCGTTCCATTCGATTTCCAGCAGATCATCGAAAAAGTCCCGGAGATCAGCCGGCTGGACTTCGATATTACCTTCCTTTCGCTTCCGGAACCGATCGATTCCTCGAACATGAATCCGGCCATCTGGATCGAGCTGGCAACCATTATCGAAGCGCATTACGACCAATTCGACAGCTTTGTGATCCTGCATGGCACCGATACCATGGCTTATACGGCTTCGGCATTGAGCTATCTGCTCGAAAACCTCAACAAACCCGTCATTCTCACAGGCGCACAGCTACCCATAGGTGTGGCCCGTTCCGACGCGCGCGAGAATGTGATTACCGCATTGGAACTCGCCGCGGCGAAAAATGACGAAGGCCATCCCATTATCACCGAGGTTTGCATTTATTTCAATTCCAATTTGCTCCGGGGCAACCGTTCCAAAAAACAGGAGAGCTCCGATTTCAACGCATTTCATTCCGAAAACTACCCTGCGCTCGCGAATGCCGGCGTGAACATCGAATACAACTTTCCGTACATCAAACCTTATCAACCCGGCCTGAAACTGAAAGTCCATAAAAGCCTCGACAACCACGTCGCGTTCCTGAAATTGTTCCCCGGAATCAGTCAGCAGGTCGTGGAATCCATTCTGAACATCAAAGGCCTTCGCGGCATTGTCCTGGAAACCTACGGTGCCGGCAATGCCCCTACCGAACCCTGGTTTCTGAACGCGATCAGCAACGCCATCGAGCGCGACATCGTCATTTTCAACGTCTCCCAATGCGACGGCGGCCGTGTTTCGCAGGGCCAGTACCAGACCAGCAAATTCCTGCAACAAATCGGCGTGATCAGCGGCTCGGACATCACCGCCGAGGCGGCCATCACCAAAATGATGTACGTCTTCGCCTGCGAGCGCCCCGGCGGCGCCTGCATTGAAATGCTCGGTAGGCCGCTACGCGGAGAAATGAGTATTTGA
- a CDS encoding alpha-L-fucosidase: protein MEERPPYSWSIAGGALPAGLQLDKNGKIHGMATREGNYSFTAKVTDAKGATATKALTFEASPYRSKWFADAKFGIFVQWGVFTQPSLKGKDGIAQFEKRITKFNADEWAQTVVNLGGKVLTVTVNTGDGVRLWPSTTPSKLELKTQRNIVKELIDACHKRGIGFIAYFAPDKGWNKDIVDTGLDGTYGTLNQGLIRELVQMGVDGLWIDMTSATELYKGFDYNWFPWNKMIPIMRTNNPKVIFANNTGLGFGGTVLQYPNTDVIVYEGGTSPHETALEVAKPATVRKKLAIEVDNLLDNTWSWREDPKLRSPKPLDMMINNIRKNWEVGATYILSYPVPANGDIFPEIYQEELKQIAGFVKKNQGWSATPETSLSDTVDYTGSQKLALKAPARAKIYYTIDGNRPTTASKVYKGPITLTKTSRIQAIAVEPGKPASKLLDKTITILNISKNATANARTAAAPATAAAPPATEGKTDPNGLYRGMRITVGSVPIRLTEVGRKYFAGNNGRHSLIIKRYVDHYPLLTAALNTASLPVAADGYQYAQIPPLTLEAGKSYLIGFQENGNDKFAADDLKNVPANDDYRVIGYNILSPQGTKLPIVDDRMGQLLSLKFEKIISKNAKPNLAIGKQAFLRANNDTGLGPGNEIFFAENGIDGDPTTMARAGGQYAWTLLVDLLKVEKGIREAKITFGENSYSTEFQLMASPDNKTWTTLAHKMDNTDINIDLKFDPIDVRYFKIRSLKPDKRGEKGAQMGIMEFEVYR from the coding sequence ATGGAGGAACGCCCCCCTTATAGCTGGTCCATTGCCGGCGGCGCGTTGCCCGCCGGGTTGCAACTCGATAAAAATGGGAAGATCCACGGAATGGCGACCAGGGAGGGAAATTACTCGTTTACCGCGAAAGTGACCGACGCAAAGGGAGCCACCGCCACCAAAGCACTTACTTTCGAGGCCTCGCCCTATCGTTCTAAATGGTTCGCCGACGCTAAATTCGGCATATTTGTGCAGTGGGGTGTTTTCACACAGCCTTCGCTCAAAGGCAAGGATGGCATCGCGCAGTTTGAAAAACGGATCACCAAATTCAACGCCGACGAATGGGCGCAAACGGTGGTTAACCTGGGAGGCAAGGTGCTCACTGTCACCGTCAATACGGGTGACGGCGTGCGTCTCTGGCCCTCCACGACTCCGAGCAAGCTGGAATTGAAAACACAGCGGAACATCGTTAAAGAGCTGATTGATGCCTGCCACAAAAGAGGGATCGGGTTCATAGCCTATTTCGCTCCGGATAAGGGCTGGAATAAGGATATTGTCGACACCGGCCTGGACGGCACCTATGGCACCCTGAACCAGGGATTGATCAGGGAGCTTGTGCAAATGGGCGTGGATGGCCTGTGGATCGACATGACCTCCGCCACGGAACTTTACAAGGGATTCGATTATAACTGGTTTCCCTGGAACAAGATGATCCCTATTATGCGCACCAATAATCCGAAAGTGATTTTTGCCAATAATACAGGCCTGGGCTTCGGAGGAACGGTGCTGCAATACCCCAACACCGACGTAATCGTGTACGAGGGCGGCACTTCGCCGCACGAAACGGCGCTGGAAGTAGCCAAGCCTGCCACGGTGAGAAAAAAACTGGCCATTGAAGTGGATAACCTCCTGGATAACACATGGTCGTGGCGGGAAGATCCGAAACTGAGGTCACCCAAACCGCTGGACATGATGATCAACAATATCAGGAAAAACTGGGAAGTCGGCGCCACCTACATACTCAGCTATCCGGTGCCGGCAAATGGCGACATCTTCCCCGAGATCTACCAGGAAGAACTGAAACAGATTGCCGGTTTTGTCAAGAAAAACCAGGGGTGGAGCGCCACTCCGGAGACATCTCTTTCAGACACCGTTGATTATACCGGCAGTCAGAAACTGGCGCTTAAGGCACCAGCCCGGGCAAAAATATACTACACAATCGACGGAAACCGCCCGACAACGGCAAGCAAGGTTTACAAAGGGCCCATTACACTCACAAAAACCAGTCGCATTCAGGCAATCGCCGTCGAACCCGGCAAGCCCGCCAGCAAGTTGCTCGATAAAACCATTACTATTCTCAACATTTCCAAAAATGCAACGGCAAACGCGCGTACGGCGGCAGCGCCCGCAACGGCCGCAGCCCCGCCGGCGACCGAAGGCAAAACAGATCCGAACGGTCTTTACAGGGGTATGCGTATCACAGTGGGCTCCGTGCCGATCAGGCTCACCGAAGTTGGCCGGAAATATTTCGCGGGAAATAATGGCAGGCATTCGTTGATCATCAAGCGGTATGTAGATCATTATCCATTGCTGACTGCCGCGCTCAACACCGCTTCTCTGCCCGTGGCGGCCGACGGCTACCAATATGCGCAGATTCCTCCCCTGACGCTGGAAGCCGGGAAATCATATCTGATCGGTTTTCAGGAGAACGGTAACGACAAATTTGCAGCCGACGATTTGAAAAACGTTCCGGCAAACGACGACTACCGGGTTATCGGATACAACATATTGAGCCCGCAAGGCACGAAACTGCCGATTGTGGATGACCGAATGGGCCAATTACTTAGTCTCAAATTTGAAAAAATCATATCCAAAAATGCAAAACCAAACCTGGCTATCGGAAAACAGGCATTTTTGCGGGCAAACAACGACACCGGCCTCGGCCCGGGCAACGAAATATTCTTCGCCGAAAATGGAATCGACGGCGACCCTACCACCATGGCCAGAGCGGGCGGCCAATACGCCTGGACACTGCTGGTGGATTTGTTGAAGGTCGAAAAAGGAATCAGGGAAGCTAAAATCACTTTCGGGGAAAATTCATATTCGACCGAATTCCAGCTGATGGCGTCACCAGACAATAAAACCTGGACCACGCTTGCGCACAAGATGGATAATACCGATATAAACATCGACCTGAAATTTGACCCGATCGATGTACGCTATTTCAAGATCAGGTCTCTGAAACCCGACAAACGTGGAGAAAAAGGGGCGCAAATGGGTATTATGGAATTTGAAGTATACCGGTAA